The following are from one region of the Nicotiana tabacum cultivar K326 chromosome 3, ASM71507v2, whole genome shotgun sequence genome:
- the LOC107767351 gene encoding BTB/POZ and TAZ domain-containing protein 4 isoform X3, translating into MDRRNEEFPCERTVPNPPPLPTNLYESRFISPMRRRRHCSIFSATKNTWDCLFDEGYRADLSINTDNGGIIYAHATILGMSSPVFRSMLNSKQSRGHRRSISIRGVPPESVQVFIRFLYSSSYEEDKMQEHALNLLMLSHAYVVPHLKRECERQLLERGLITTDNVVDIFQLALLCDAPRLSLFCHRFMLKHFKAISSSQGWEAMKKSHPVLEKQIFKSVTDEDIRKKERMRKINERKVYMQLYEAMEALVHICKDGCRTIGPCDKVLKKDQTPCKYSACKGLELLIRHFAGCKMRVYGGCKNCQREQSRPLPP; encoded by the exons ATGGATCGGAGGAATGAGGAATTTCCTTGTGAAAGAACAGTACCAAATCCGCCTCCATTGCCAACTAACTTGTATGAGAGCAGGTTCATATCACCAATGCGAAGAAGACGACACTGCTCCATTTTTAGTGCTACGAAGAATACGTGGGATTGCCTCTTTGATGAAGGTTACAGAGCTGATCTCTCAATTAATACAGATAATGGTGGCATCATCTATGCACATGCTACTATTCTG GGTATGTCTTCTCCTGTATTCAGAAGCATGTTGAACTCGAAACAGTCACGAGGCCATCGACGATCAATCTCTATACGTGGGGTTCCACCCGAATCTGTTCAAGTTTTCATCCGATTCTTGTATTCTTCCAG CTATGAAGAAGACAAAATGCAGGAACATGCACTGAATCTATTGATGCTCTCACATGCATATGTAGTCCCCCATCTAAAGCGAGAATGTGAGCGGCAGCTGCTGGAGCGAGGATTGATAACTACGGACAATGTGGTTGACATCTTTCAGCTTGCACTTTTATGTGATGCCCCTCGCCTTAGCCTCTTTTGTCACCGTTTTATGTTGAAACATTTCAAGGCTATATCTTCCTCACAAGGATGGGAAGCCATGAAAAAAAGCCACCCTGTGCTTGAaaaacagatttttaaatctgtaACTGATGAGGATATT AGGAAGAAGGAAAGAATGAGAAAAATCAACGAGAGAAAAGTGTATATGCAACTATACGAGGCAATGGAGGCTCTAGTTCACATATGCAAAGATGGTTGTCGAACCATTGGTCCATGCGATAAGGTCTTGAAAAAAGATCAAACACCTTGTAAATATTCAGCATGTAAAGGGCTAGAATTGCTCATTCGTCACTTTGCTGGATGTAAGATGAGAGTTTATGGTGGCTGCAAAAACtgccaaa GAGAGCAAAGTCGACCACTTCCTCCTTGA
- the LOC107767351 gene encoding BTB/POZ and TAZ domain-containing protein 4 isoform X2 yields MDRRNEEFPCERTVPNPPPLPTNLYESRFISPMRRRRHCSIFSATKNTWDCLFDEGYRADLSINTDNGGIIYAHATILGMSSPVFRSMLNSKQSRGHRRSISIRGVPPESVQVFIRFLYSSSYEEDKMQEHALNLLMLSHAYVVPHLKRECERQLLERGLITTDNVVDIFQLALLCDAPRLSLFCHRFMLKHFKAISSSQGWEAMKKSHPVLEKQIFKSVTDEDIRKKERMRKINERKVYMQLYEAMEALVHICKDGCRTIGPCDKVLKKDQTPCKYSACKGLELLIRHFAGCKMRVYGGCKNCQNYPTDRPLPP; encoded by the exons ATGGATCGGAGGAATGAGGAATTTCCTTGTGAAAGAACAGTACCAAATCCGCCTCCATTGCCAACTAACTTGTATGAGAGCAGGTTCATATCACCAATGCGAAGAAGACGACACTGCTCCATTTTTAGTGCTACGAAGAATACGTGGGATTGCCTCTTTGATGAAGGTTACAGAGCTGATCTCTCAATTAATACAGATAATGGTGGCATCATCTATGCACATGCTACTATTCTG GGTATGTCTTCTCCTGTATTCAGAAGCATGTTGAACTCGAAACAGTCACGAGGCCATCGACGATCAATCTCTATACGTGGGGTTCCACCCGAATCTGTTCAAGTTTTCATCCGATTCTTGTATTCTTCCAG CTATGAAGAAGACAAAATGCAGGAACATGCACTGAATCTATTGATGCTCTCACATGCATATGTAGTCCCCCATCTAAAGCGAGAATGTGAGCGGCAGCTGCTGGAGCGAGGATTGATAACTACGGACAATGTGGTTGACATCTTTCAGCTTGCACTTTTATGTGATGCCCCTCGCCTTAGCCTCTTTTGTCACCGTTTTATGTTGAAACATTTCAAGGCTATATCTTCCTCACAAGGATGGGAAGCCATGAAAAAAAGCCACCCTGTGCTTGAaaaacagatttttaaatctgtaACTGATGAGGATATT AGGAAGAAGGAAAGAATGAGAAAAATCAACGAGAGAAAAGTGTATATGCAACTATACGAGGCAATGGAGGCTCTAGTTCACATATGCAAAGATGGTTGTCGAACCATTGGTCCATGCGATAAGGTCTTGAAAAAAGATCAAACACCTTGTAAATATTCAGCATGTAAAGGGCTAGAATTGCTCATTCGTCACTTTGCTGGATGTAAGATGAGAGTTTATGGTGGCTGCAAAAACtgccaaaattacccaacgga TCGACCACTTCCTCCTTGA
- the LOC107792601 gene encoding putative N-acetyltransferase HLS1, which yields MIVAVGDKVRIVVREFDGKKDCREVEEVERSCEVGPTGKLSLFTDLLGDPISRVRHSPAFLMLVAEMVVSNVGEEKGEIVGMIRGCIKTVTCGKRVCRNNHDFTKLPHQHLPVFTNIAYILGLRVSPFHRRKGIGLKLVRKMEEWFRENGAEYSYIATENDNHASVKLFTHKCGYTKFRTPSILVQPVFAHKVKISRNVAIIKLSPVEAETLYRHKFSTTEFFPKDIDSILNNKLNLGTFLAIPKGNFSCWNGVNEFLTSQPESWAVLSVWNCKDVFKLEVRGASRITRGLAKTSRLMDRAFPWLKVPSVPEVFRPFGLHFLYGLGGEGPLSVKLIKALCDFAHNLAGESRCGVVVTEVASCEPLKLGIPHWKRLSCAEDLWCIKRLGEDYSDGSVGDWTKSKPGLSIFVDPREF from the exons ATGATTGTGGCAGTTGGTGATAAAGTGAGGATAGTAGTAAGGGAATTCGACGGCAAGAAAGATTGTAGGGAAGTGGAAGAGGTAGAGAGAAGTTGTGAAGTTGGGCCCACCGGCAAACTCTCTCTTTTCACTGACCTTCTAGGTGACCCTATTTCCAGAGTTCGCCATTCTCCTGCCTTTCTCATGCTG GTAGCAGAGATGGTGGTAAGTAATGTTggagaagaaaaaggagaaatagtAGGGATGATAAGGGGCTGTATCAAAACCGTTACATGTGGAAAGAGAGTCTGCAGGAACAATCACGATTTCACCAAACTACCTCATCAACACCTCCCTGTTTTCACTAATATTGCCTATATTTTAGGCCTTCGTGTCTCTCCTTTTCACCG GAGAAAGGGCATTGGGTTGAAATTGGTGCGCAAGATGGAGGAATGGTTCAGGGAAAATGGTGCTGAATATTCATACATAGCTACTGAAAACGATAACCATGCTTCTGTAAAACTCTTCACACACAAATGTGGCTACACCAAGTTCCGTACCCCATCCATTCTAGTGCAGCCAGTTTTTGCACACAAAGTCAAGATATCAAGAAATGTCGCTATAATTAAGCTCAGCCCAGTTGAAGCTGAAACTCTATATCGCCATAAATTCTCCACCACAGAATTTTTCCCTAAAGACATTGATTCAATCCTCAACAATAAACTCAATTTGGGTACTTTTCTAGCAATTCCAAAGGGTAATTTTTCATGTTGGAATGGTGTGAATGAGTTTTTAACGAGTCAGCCCGAGTCATGGGCTGTACTCAGTGTGTGGAACTGTAAGGACGTGTTCAAACTCGAGGTGCGAGGCGCATCCAGAATTACAAGGGGCTTAGCTAAGACGAGTCGTTTAATGGACCGGGCTTTTCCATGGCTTAAGGTTCCGTCAGTGCCGGAAGTTTTCAGGCCCTTTGGGCTTCATTTTTTATATGGGCTTGGTGGTGAAGGCCCATTATCTGTGAAGTTAATTAAGGCCCTTTGTGATTTTGCCCATAACTTAGCTGGAGAATCGCGGTGTGGGGTGGTGGTGACAGAAGTAGCAAGTTGCGAACCGCTTAAGTTAGGAATTCCTCACTGGAAAAGGCTATCTTGCGCCGAGGACTTATGGTGCATCAAAAGATTAGGGGAAGACTATAGTGACGGGTCTGTGGGTGATTGGACTAAATCAAAGCCTGGTCTTTCTATTTTTGTTGATCCCAgggaattttaa
- the LOC107767351 gene encoding BTB/POZ and TAZ domain-containing protein 4 isoform X1 — MDRRNEEFPCERTVPNPPPLPTNLYESRFISPMRRRRHCSIFSATKNTWDCLFDEGYRADLSINTDNGGIIYAHATILGMSSPVFRSMLNSKQSRGHRRSISIRGVPPESVQVFIRFLYSSSYEEDKMQEHALNLLMLSHAYVVPHLKRECERQLLERGLITTDNVVDIFQLALLCDAPRLSLFCHRFMLKHFKAISSSQGWEAMKKSHPVLEKQIFKSVTDEDIRKKERMRKINERKVYMQLYEAMEALVHICKDGCRTIGPCDKVLKKDQTPCKYSACKGLELLIRHFAGCKMRVYGGCKNCQNYPTEAKSTTSSLSIN; from the exons ATGGATCGGAGGAATGAGGAATTTCCTTGTGAAAGAACAGTACCAAATCCGCCTCCATTGCCAACTAACTTGTATGAGAGCAGGTTCATATCACCAATGCGAAGAAGACGACACTGCTCCATTTTTAGTGCTACGAAGAATACGTGGGATTGCCTCTTTGATGAAGGTTACAGAGCTGATCTCTCAATTAATACAGATAATGGTGGCATCATCTATGCACATGCTACTATTCTG GGTATGTCTTCTCCTGTATTCAGAAGCATGTTGAACTCGAAACAGTCACGAGGCCATCGACGATCAATCTCTATACGTGGGGTTCCACCCGAATCTGTTCAAGTTTTCATCCGATTCTTGTATTCTTCCAG CTATGAAGAAGACAAAATGCAGGAACATGCACTGAATCTATTGATGCTCTCACATGCATATGTAGTCCCCCATCTAAAGCGAGAATGTGAGCGGCAGCTGCTGGAGCGAGGATTGATAACTACGGACAATGTGGTTGACATCTTTCAGCTTGCACTTTTATGTGATGCCCCTCGCCTTAGCCTCTTTTGTCACCGTTTTATGTTGAAACATTTCAAGGCTATATCTTCCTCACAAGGATGGGAAGCCATGAAAAAAAGCCACCCTGTGCTTGAaaaacagatttttaaatctgtaACTGATGAGGATATT AGGAAGAAGGAAAGAATGAGAAAAATCAACGAGAGAAAAGTGTATATGCAACTATACGAGGCAATGGAGGCTCTAGTTCACATATGCAAAGATGGTTGTCGAACCATTGGTCCATGCGATAAGGTCTTGAAAAAAGATCAAACACCTTGTAAATATTCAGCATGTAAAGGGCTAGAATTGCTCATTCGTCACTTTGCTGGATGTAAGATGAGAGTTTATGGTGGCTGCAAAAACtgccaaaattacccaacgga AGCAAAGTCGACCACTTCCTCCTTGAGCATTAATTGA